A genomic segment from Bradyrhizobium diazoefficiens USDA 110 encodes:
- a CDS encoding MFS transporter: protein MTTADPNQRIERAEIEDTSLLAFYRDMNAPERRTFWACAAGWALDGMDFMIYPLVIGTIIALWKVDAASAGLAGTVTLLASAIGGWLGGHLSDHIGRVRTLQITIIWFSFFSLVCAVVQNFDQLLIARAVLGLGFGGEWAAGAVLMGEAIRPQYRGRAVGSVQSGWAVGWGLAVLSQAILFSLLPAETAWRWMFVIGALPALLVFYIRRSVTEPEIAAEARARHAETGSHPKLWEIFTFPMVKTTILASLMATGCQGGYYAVTFWVPQFLTKERHLSIVGSTGYLSTLIIGSFIGYLTGAWLADRIGRRNLFLIFSLGAMAVVLLYTQLPLTNEILWVLGFPLGFFASGYFSGIGAFLTELYPTRLRGSGQGFCYNFGRGIGALFPFLVGALSATTSLANAIAMFAVVAYALFFIAAFALPETRGRVLHAD, encoded by the coding sequence ATGACCACAGCCGATCCGAACCAGCGCATCGAACGCGCCGAGATCGAGGACACCAGCCTTCTCGCCTTCTATCGCGACATGAACGCGCCGGAGCGGCGGACGTTCTGGGCCTGCGCGGCGGGCTGGGCGCTCGACGGCATGGACTTCATGATCTATCCGCTGGTGATCGGCACCATCATCGCGCTGTGGAAGGTCGATGCGGCCTCGGCGGGTCTCGCCGGCACCGTGACGCTGCTGGCCTCTGCGATCGGCGGCTGGCTCGGCGGCCACCTCTCCGACCATATCGGACGAGTCAGGACGCTCCAGATCACCATCATCTGGTTCTCGTTCTTCTCGCTGGTCTGTGCCGTCGTGCAGAATTTCGACCAGCTCCTGATTGCACGCGCCGTGCTCGGCCTCGGCTTCGGCGGCGAGTGGGCGGCGGGCGCCGTGCTGATGGGCGAGGCGATCCGGCCGCAATATCGCGGGCGCGCGGTCGGCTCGGTGCAGTCGGGCTGGGCGGTCGGCTGGGGTCTCGCCGTGCTCTCGCAGGCGATCCTGTTCTCGCTTCTGCCGGCCGAGACGGCCTGGCGCTGGATGTTCGTGATCGGCGCGCTGCCGGCGCTCTTGGTGTTCTACATCCGCCGTTCCGTCACCGAGCCGGAGATCGCAGCCGAGGCCCGTGCCAGGCATGCGGAAACGGGCAGTCATCCGAAGCTTTGGGAGATCTTCACCTTCCCGATGGTGAAGACCACGATCCTGGCGTCGCTGATGGCGACGGGTTGTCAGGGCGGCTACTACGCCGTCACCTTCTGGGTACCGCAGTTCCTGACCAAGGAGCGGCATCTGTCGATCGTCGGCTCGACCGGATATCTCTCGACGCTGATCATCGGCTCCTTCATCGGCTATCTCACCGGCGCCTGGCTCGCCGACCGGATCGGGCGGCGCAATCTGTTCCTGATCTTCTCGCTCGGGGCCATGGCCGTGGTGCTGCTCTATACGCAGCTGCCGCTGACCAACGAGATCCTGTGGGTGCTCGGCTTCCCGCTCGGCTTTTTCGCCTCGGGCTATTTCTCGGGGATCGGCGCGTTCCTGACTGAGCTCTATCCGACGCGGCTGCGCGGCTCCGGCCAGGGCTTTTGCTACAATTTCGGCCGCGGCATCGGCGCGCTGTTTCCGTTCCTCGTCGGTGCGCTGTCGGCGACGACGTCGCTTGCGAACGCAATCGCGATGTTTGCGGTGGTAGCCTACGCGCTGTTCTTCATCGCCGCCTTCGCGCTGCCGGAGACGCGCGGTCGCGTGCTGCACGCGGATTAG
- a CDS encoding glutathione S-transferase family protein, with protein sequence MLTVHHLNNSRSQRVLWLLEELGVPYEIARYQRQPDMRAPKELRAIHPLGKSPVITDNGNTIAESGAIIEYLIATYGNGRLIPPPNTPERLRFTYWLHYAEGSAMQPLLLKLLFTLMPKRAPALLRPLVRKVSNQALTALVNPQLKQHMDYWEGELAKSEWFAGNEFTAADIQMSFPLEAAQARGGLEQGHPRAMAFLERIHARPAYARALEKGGPYQVGR encoded by the coding sequence ATGCTGACCGTCCATCACCTCAACAATTCCCGCTCGCAGCGCGTGCTGTGGCTGCTCGAGGAGTTGGGCGTGCCCTACGAGATCGCGCGTTATCAGCGCCAGCCCGACATGCGCGCGCCGAAGGAGCTGCGCGCGATCCATCCGCTCGGCAAGTCGCCCGTCATCACCGACAACGGCAACACCATCGCCGAGTCAGGCGCGATCATCGAATATCTCATCGCCACCTACGGCAACGGCCGACTGATCCCGCCGCCGAACACGCCGGAGCGACTGCGCTTCACCTACTGGCTGCACTATGCGGAAGGCTCGGCGATGCAGCCGCTGCTGCTCAAGCTGCTGTTCACGCTGATGCCGAAGCGTGCGCCGGCGCTGCTTCGTCCGCTGGTGCGCAAGGTCTCGAACCAGGCGCTCACCGCGCTGGTCAATCCGCAGCTCAAGCAGCACATGGATTACTGGGAAGGCGAGCTTGCGAAGAGCGAGTGGTTCGCCGGCAACGAGTTCACCGCAGCCGACATCCAGATGAGCTTTCCGCTCGAAGCCGCGCAAGCGCGCGGCGGGCTGGAGCAGGGCCATCCCAGGGCGATGGCGTTCCTGGAGCGCATCCATGCGCGGCCGGCCTACGCCAGAGCGCTCGAAAAGGGTGGGCCGTACCAGGTGGGGCGGTAG
- a CDS encoding DUF2239 family protein, whose product MAMISMQRTFTAFQGQRRLASGSAGEVALVVKRIVPPPDEPIIIFEDATGRSIDFDLRGGDREVLARVAKLVPPPVEETAPPSEPRGRGRPKLGVVAREVTLLPRHWEWLNAQPGGASVALRKLVDEARRASGDKDRERQARDAAYHFMSTMAGNLPQFEEASRALFADDRRRFTGLIADWPTDIRDHIVKLAYSDRA is encoded by the coding sequence ATGGCAATGATTTCAATGCAGAGGACATTCACGGCCTTCCAGGGCCAGCGCCGCCTGGCGTCCGGGTCGGCCGGAGAGGTCGCACTGGTCGTCAAGCGGATCGTGCCCCCGCCGGACGAGCCCATCATCATCTTCGAGGACGCTACGGGCCGATCGATCGACTTCGATCTGCGCGGCGGCGATCGCGAGGTGCTGGCGCGGGTGGCGAAGCTTGTCCCGCCTCCGGTTGAGGAGACCGCACCACCGAGCGAGCCGCGCGGGCGCGGCCGGCCGAAACTCGGCGTGGTCGCGCGCGAGGTAACGCTGCTGCCGCGGCACTGGGAATGGCTCAACGCGCAGCCGGGCGGCGCCTCGGTCGCGCTGCGGAAACTCGTCGACGAGGCACGGCGTGCCAGTGGCGACAAGGACCGAGAGCGGCAGGCGCGCGATGCGGCCTATCACTTCATGTCGACCATGGCGGGCAACCTGCCGCAGTTCGAGGAAGCTTCGCGGGCGCTGTTCGCGGATGACCGGCGGCGCTTCACCGGGCTGATCGCCGACTGGCCGACCGACATCCGCGACCACATCGTCAAGCTCGCCTACAGCGACCGCGCGTAA
- a CDS encoding MATE family efflux transporter has protein sequence MKGKSMSAATPLWTTFLRFLAPLMLSNALQSLFGTVSNVYLGQMIGVDALAAVSAFFPVMFFLFAFVMGLSTGATVLIGHAFGAGEHGRIKIVVGTTLAVGLLLSISIALVGGLFSRPLMMALATPADILDQASAYARVMLLTMPLGFVFLLMTAMIRGVGDGLTPLLALALSTAIGLILTPMLIRGAFGLPAAGITSPAWAAAIANIATLIVLALYLLRKKHALAPDAALLRHLRLNGAVLGKVLGIGLPSAIGMVVMAIAELVLLGLVNGFGSDATAAYGAVNQVMGYTQFTAMSISITVSILGAQAVGGGDRDRLDGIVRTGLAFNLVLTGGLVALIYLAPRAVLGIFITDCAVLDLAKELLTIALWSSVPFGLATVFSGAMRAAGVALTPMLLSIFAILAIELPAAVILSRTIGLKGVWAAYPIVFCAMFVLQMGYYLLVWRKRTIRRLI, from the coding sequence ATGAAAGGCAAATCCATGTCCGCCGCCACGCCACTCTGGACAACATTCCTGCGCTTCCTCGCGCCCCTGATGCTGAGCAACGCGCTGCAATCGCTGTTCGGCACGGTCAGCAACGTCTATCTCGGCCAGATGATCGGCGTCGACGCGCTCGCGGCGGTCTCGGCGTTCTTTCCGGTGATGTTCTTTCTGTTCGCCTTCGTCATGGGCTTGAGCACCGGCGCCACGGTGCTGATCGGCCACGCGTTTGGCGCCGGTGAACATGGCCGGATCAAAATCGTTGTTGGCACGACGCTCGCGGTCGGCCTGCTGCTCTCGATCTCGATTGCACTGGTCGGCGGGCTGTTCAGCCGGCCATTGATGATGGCGCTCGCCACGCCCGCGGACATCCTCGACCAGGCCAGCGCTTATGCGCGCGTCATGCTGCTCACGATGCCGCTCGGTTTCGTCTTCCTGCTGATGACGGCGATGATCCGCGGTGTCGGCGATGGGCTCACGCCTCTGCTGGCGCTGGCGCTGTCGACCGCGATCGGCCTGATCCTGACGCCAATGCTGATCCGCGGCGCGTTCGGATTGCCGGCGGCCGGCATCACCAGCCCGGCATGGGCTGCCGCGATCGCCAACATTGCGACGCTGATCGTGCTGGCCCTCTATTTGCTGCGGAAGAAACATGCGCTTGCTCCCGATGCCGCGCTGCTGCGTCATCTGCGGCTCAACGGCGCGGTGCTCGGCAAGGTCCTCGGCATCGGATTGCCGAGCGCGATCGGCATGGTGGTGATGGCGATCGCCGAGCTGGTGCTGCTCGGCCTCGTCAACGGCTTTGGCTCCGACGCCACCGCGGCCTATGGCGCCGTCAACCAGGTGATGGGCTATACGCAGTTCACGGCGATGTCGATCTCGATCACAGTCTCGATCCTCGGCGCACAGGCCGTCGGCGGCGGCGACAGGGACCGGCTCGACGGCATCGTTCGCACAGGCCTCGCGTTCAACCTCGTCCTGACCGGCGGCCTCGTGGCGTTGATCTATCTCGCGCCACGCGCCGTGCTCGGCATCTTCATCACCGATTGCGCCGTGCTCGATCTGGCGAAGGAGTTGCTCACCATCGCCTTGTGGAGCTCGGTGCCGTTCGGCCTGGCAACGGTGTTTTCCGGCGCCATGCGCGCCGCCGGCGTGGCGCTGACGCCGATGCTGCTTTCGATCTTCGCGATTCTCGCGATCGAGCTGCCGGCCGCGGTCATCCTGAGCCGCACGATTGGCCTGAAGGGCGTATGGGCCGCCTATCCGATCGTGTTCTGCGCCATGTTCGTTTTGCAGATGGGCTATTATCTCCTGGTGTGGCGCAAGCGGACGATCCGGCGTCTGATCTGA
- a CDS encoding 2-hydroxychromene-2-carboxylate isomerase: MTRTAPQFLFDFGSPNAYLSHLAIPAIEQRIGVKFEYVPILLGGIFKSTNNKSPAETLAGVKNKREFQAVETERFIKRFKVQPYVWNPHFPVNTLNLMRAAIAAQLEGVFEKYVEAAFHHMWREPKKMDDPEIAAKALASSGLDAQKLFARAQEPEVKGKLIKNTEEAVARGAFGSPTFFVGNEMFFGKEQLREVEEMVSGK, translated from the coding sequence TTGACCCGCACAGCCCCGCAATTCCTGTTCGATTTCGGCAGCCCGAACGCCTATCTCAGCCATCTGGCGATCCCGGCGATCGAGCAGCGCATCGGCGTCAAATTCGAGTATGTGCCGATCCTGCTCGGCGGCATCTTCAAGTCGACCAACAACAAGTCGCCGGCCGAGACGCTCGCCGGCGTCAAGAACAAGCGTGAATTCCAGGCGGTCGAGACCGAGCGCTTCATCAAGCGCTTCAAGGTTCAGCCCTATGTCTGGAATCCGCACTTCCCCGTCAACACGCTGAACCTGATGCGCGCCGCGATCGCGGCGCAGCTCGAGGGCGTGTTCGAGAAATACGTCGAGGCCGCCTTCCACCACATGTGGCGCGAGCCGAAGAAGATGGACGACCCGGAAATCGCGGCGAAGGCGCTGGCATCCTCCGGCCTCGATGCGCAAAAGCTGTTCGCCCGCGCCCAGGAGCCCGAGGTCAAGGGCAAGCTGATCAAGAACACCGAAGAGGCGGTCGCGCGCGGCGCGTTCGGCTCGCCGACCTTTTTCGTGGGCAACGAGATGTTTTTTGGCAAGGAGCAGCTGCGCGAGGTCGAGGAGATGGTATCGGGAAAGTGA
- the panE gene encoding 2-dehydropantoate 2-reductase, whose amino-acid sequence MRILVVGAGAIGGYFGGRLLQAGRDVTFLVRPRRAGELASAGLVIKSPNGDVTLKAPPTVEADKLKDKFDVVLLSCKAFDLDDAIKSFAAAVGPDTAIIPMLNGMKHLDTLDARFGKERVLGGLCAIAATLSEKREVVQLQPMQAISYGERDGKLSDRVRAIDEAFKSGIVGATASQNIMQDMWEKWVFLSSLAASTSLMRASVGNILAAPGGRDFLLGILDETSEIATASGYPPGGPFFERVKGNLTTEGSPMTASMFRDIKAGLPVEADHVVGDLIARGDAAKVPLPKLRIAYTHLKAYEKQRAG is encoded by the coding sequence ATGCGCATCCTCGTGGTCGGCGCCGGCGCCATCGGCGGCTATTTTGGTGGCAGGCTGTTGCAGGCCGGCCGCGACGTCACCTTCCTGGTCCGGCCGCGGCGCGCCGGCGAGCTTGCGAGCGCCGGCCTCGTCATCAAGAGCCCGAACGGCGACGTGACTCTGAAGGCTCCACCGACGGTCGAGGCCGACAAGCTGAAGGACAAGTTCGACGTCGTGCTCCTGAGCTGCAAGGCGTTCGATCTCGACGATGCCATCAAGTCGTTCGCGGCGGCGGTCGGGCCTGATACGGCGATCATTCCGATGCTGAATGGCATGAAGCATCTCGATACGTTGGATGCCAGGTTCGGCAAGGAGCGCGTGCTCGGCGGGCTCTGCGCCATCGCAGCGACCTTGAGCGAGAAGCGCGAGGTGGTGCAGCTCCAGCCGATGCAGGCGATCAGCTACGGCGAGCGCGACGGCAAGCTGTCCGACCGGGTCCGGGCGATCGACGAAGCCTTCAAGAGCGGCATCGTTGGGGCCACCGCCAGCCAGAACATCATGCAGGACATGTGGGAGAAGTGGGTGTTCCTCTCCTCGCTCGCGGCCTCCACCAGCCTGATGCGCGCCTCCGTCGGCAACATCCTCGCCGCCCCCGGCGGCAGGGATTTCCTGCTCGGCATACTCGATGAGACCAGTGAGATTGCCACCGCGTCAGGCTATCCGCCAGGAGGCCCGTTCTTCGAGCGGGTGAAGGGCAACCTCACCACCGAGGGCTCGCCGATGACCGCCTCGATGTTCCGCGACATCAAGGCCGGCCTGCCGGTCGAGGCCGATCACGTCGTCGGCGATCTCATCGCACGCGGCGATGCCGCCAAGGTGCCGCTGCCGAAGCTGCGCATCGCCTATACGCATTTGAAGGCGTATGAGAAGCAGCGGGCGGGGTAG
- a CDS encoding c-type cytochrome produces the protein MRRQFISHAISAIALVTLGFCPADAADTAAGKAKAEVCAGCHGENGISQTENIPSLAGQPDQFLQWQLVFFRAGSRKNDQMQPIVEEINNEDIRNLGAYFSQLAPPKGPEDQDPDLSKKGTQVAAGRRCASCHTDTYAGTKAVARLAGQREEYLVKALHDYKAGQRVGGGVAAMADVAYAMSEEEITAVAHYLAHLQ, from the coding sequence ATGCGCCGGCAGTTCATCTCGCACGCAATCAGCGCGATTGCGCTTGTCACGCTGGGCTTCTGCCCGGCCGATGCCGCCGACACTGCCGCCGGCAAGGCCAAGGCGGAGGTCTGCGCCGGCTGTCACGGCGAGAACGGTATCTCGCAGACCGAGAACATCCCCTCGCTCGCGGGCCAGCCCGATCAATTCCTGCAATGGCAGCTGGTGTTCTTCCGCGCCGGCTCGCGCAAGAACGACCAGATGCAGCCGATCGTCGAAGAGATCAACAACGAGGACATCCGCAATCTAGGGGCTTACTTCTCGCAGCTCGCGCCGCCGAAGGGGCCGGAAGACCAGGATCCCGATCTGTCGAAGAAAGGCACACAAGTCGCGGCCGGTCGCCGCTGTGCCTCATGCCACACGGACACTTACGCGGGCACCAAGGCCGTCGCGCGCCTCGCCGGCCAGCGCGAGGAATATCTCGTGAAGGCGCTGCACGACTACAAGGCCGGCCAGCGCGTCGGCGGCGGCGTCGCCGCGATGGCCGATGTCGCCTACGCGATGAGCGAAGAAGAGATTACGGCGGTCGCGCATTATCTGGCGCATTTGCAGTAG
- a CDS encoding PQQ-dependent sugar dehydrogenase yields the protein MKFHQSVFQSVFQSVLALAAVALLAGTSAGNAQQQDKNKPLKKYESGTKEFWTHPPDDWFLGDETEAQKGLAPPSGPPTGASEAELAAMMKKIKLPAGFKIEVYAPGVLAARQMAWGDKGTLFVGSFGLGNVYAIKDNNGKKEVKTILKGLNMPTGLAFKDGALYVIAVDKLIRYDNAETNLDKLGDGKVVYDDMPSYAAHGWKYIAVDKEGWFYLPFGPPFNVGVPPTSVSQIRRVDPKTGNAEIYALGVRNSVGGDVDPRTGKYWFTENARDWISDDLPSDKLNMISKMGEHFGYPYCHQGDLPDPKFAMGHKCSEFTPPVLNLGAHVAPLGMKFYTGDQFPAEYKNNILIAEHGSWNRHKYQGGRIMRVIVGPDGKNAKQEVFASGWIEGDQGYLGRPNDIILAKDGSILVADDWAGAIYRISYSKK from the coding sequence ATGAAATTCCATCAATCCGTCTTTCAATCCGTCTTTCAATCCGTCCTGGCGCTTGCAGCGGTTGCGCTTCTCGCGGGGACCAGCGCCGGCAATGCGCAACAGCAGGACAAGAACAAGCCGCTGAAGAAATACGAATCCGGCACCAAGGAGTTCTGGACCCATCCGCCGGATGACTGGTTCCTGGGCGACGAGACCGAGGCGCAGAAGGGCCTCGCGCCGCCGTCGGGTCCGCCGACCGGTGCGTCGGAGGCCGAGCTCGCGGCGATGATGAAGAAGATCAAGCTGCCTGCCGGCTTCAAGATCGAGGTCTATGCACCCGGCGTTCTCGCCGCGCGGCAGATGGCCTGGGGTGACAAGGGCACGCTGTTCGTCGGCTCGTTCGGCCTCGGCAACGTCTATGCCATCAAGGACAACAACGGCAAGAAAGAGGTCAAGACCATCCTGAAGGGGCTGAACATGCCCACCGGTCTCGCCTTCAAGGACGGCGCGCTGTACGTCATCGCGGTCGACAAGCTGATCCGCTACGACAACGCGGAAACCAATCTGGACAAGCTCGGCGACGGCAAGGTCGTCTATGACGACATGCCTTCCTATGCCGCGCATGGCTGGAAGTACATCGCAGTCGACAAGGAAGGCTGGTTCTACCTGCCGTTCGGACCGCCCTTCAACGTCGGCGTTCCCCCGACCAGCGTCTCGCAGATCCGCCGCGTCGATCCCAAGACCGGCAACGCCGAGATCTATGCGCTCGGCGTTCGCAACTCGGTCGGCGGCGACGTCGATCCGCGTACCGGCAAGTACTGGTTCACCGAGAACGCCCGCGACTGGATCAGCGACGATCTGCCCAGCGACAAGCTGAACATGATCTCGAAGATGGGCGAGCATTTCGGCTATCCCTATTGCCACCAGGGTGACCTGCCCGATCCGAAGTTCGCGATGGGTCACAAGTGCTCCGAGTTCACGCCGCCCGTGCTGAATCTCGGTGCGCACGTCGCTCCGCTCGGCATGAAGTTCTACACCGGCGATCAATTCCCCGCCGAGTACAAGAACAACATCCTGATCGCCGAGCACGGCTCCTGGAATCGCCACAAGTACCAGGGCGGCCGCATCATGCGCGTGATCGTCGGGCCCGACGGCAAGAATGCCAAGCAGGAGGTGTTCGCCTCCGGCTGGATCGAGGGTGACCAGGGCTATCTCGGCCGTCCCAACGACATCATCCTCGCCAAGGACGGTTCGATCCTCGTCGCCGACGACTGGGCCGGTGCGATCTATCGCATCAGCTACAGCAAGAAGTAG
- a CDS encoding NAD-dependent epimerase/dehydratase family protein has product MTILITGSAGHLGEALLRTLRGRGSAVRGVDLKPSPFTDAVGSIVDPDFVRCQMDGVTAVIHTATLHKPHVATHGRQDFVDTNVTGTLNLLEAAVAAGVRSFVFTSTTSAFGSQLRPEAGQAAVWVTEDLSPVPKNIYGTTKLMAESLCELFFRERGLPVVVLRTSRFFPEDDDDPSMRSAYALDNAQANELLYRRLDIADAVSAHLLAVQRAPDLGFARYIVSATSPFEPHHLVALARDAAGVVRELYPDCAQLYAANGWRLFPQIDRVYVNDRARHELGWRPEFDFAHVLHSLRAGQDFRSTLAREIGSKGYHDAVFDDGPYPVAS; this is encoded by the coding sequence ATGACAATTCTCATCACCGGCAGCGCTGGCCATCTTGGGGAGGCCCTTCTCCGCACGCTCCGCGGGCGCGGGTCCGCTGTGCGCGGGGTCGACCTGAAGCCATCGCCCTTCACCGATGCCGTCGGCTCGATCGTCGATCCGGACTTCGTGCGGTGCCAGATGGACGGCGTCACCGCCGTGATCCACACCGCGACGCTGCACAAGCCGCATGTGGCGACCCACGGCAGGCAGGATTTCGTCGACACCAACGTCACCGGCACGCTCAATCTGCTCGAGGCGGCCGTGGCCGCCGGTGTGCGCAGCTTCGTCTTCACCAGCACCACCAGCGCGTTCGGCTCGCAGCTCCGCCCCGAGGCCGGACAGGCCGCGGTGTGGGTCACCGAGGACCTGTCGCCGGTGCCGAAGAACATCTACGGCACGACCAAGCTGATGGCGGAGAGTTTGTGCGAGCTGTTCTTTCGCGAGCGCGGGCTGCCGGTCGTCGTCTTGCGGACCTCGCGCTTCTTCCCCGAGGACGACGACGATCCTTCGATGCGGTCGGCTTACGCGTTGGACAACGCGCAGGCCAACGAGCTGCTCTATCGCCGGCTGGATATAGCGGACGCGGTGAGCGCCCATCTGCTCGCCGTCCAGCGCGCGCCCGACCTCGGCTTCGCCCGCTACATCGTGTCGGCCACGAGCCCGTTCGAGCCGCACCATCTCGTGGCGCTGGCGCGCGACGCGGCCGGCGTCGTGCGCGAGCTCTATCCGGATTGCGCGCAGCTCTATGCGGCGAACGGCTGGCGCCTGTTTCCGCAGATCGATCGCGTCTACGTCAACGATCGTGCGCGGCACGAGCTGGGGTGGCGGCCGGAATTCGACTTCGCGCATGTGCTGCACAGCCTCCGCGCGGGACAGGATTTTCGCAGCACGCTGGCGCGCGAGATCGGGTCGAAGGGCTATCATGACGCGGTGTTCGACGACGGACCTTACCCCGTCGCCTCGTAA
- the trxA gene encoding thioredoxin: MTIIDQGNGAAGPAAADLIKDTTTQTFVKDVIEESKRQPVLIDFWAEWCGPCKQLTPVLEKAVKAAKGKVKLVKMNIDQHPAIPGQMGIQSIPAVIAFVNGQPADGFMGAVPESQLNAFIEKLTKGVTAPGEPNIAEILQEAEAVLAEGDAAAAAQIYAEVLSHDSTNIAALAGLAKCYTVSGAMEQAKQTLAMVPESKRNDPAVKAVQTAIDLAEQAEQLGPVAELEQKVAANPLDHQARFDLATALNAQGNRAAATEQLLAIIKRDRKWNDDGARKQLVQFFEAWGGTDDATVEGRKRLSTILFS; the protein is encoded by the coding sequence GTGACGATCATCGACCAGGGTAACGGAGCGGCGGGCCCGGCTGCGGCCGATCTGATCAAGGACACCACCACCCAGACCTTCGTGAAGGACGTCATCGAGGAATCGAAGCGCCAGCCGGTGCTGATCGATTTCTGGGCGGAGTGGTGCGGCCCCTGCAAGCAGCTCACCCCCGTGCTGGAAAAGGCGGTCAAGGCGGCCAAGGGCAAGGTCAAGCTGGTCAAGATGAACATCGACCAGCACCCGGCGATCCCGGGCCAGATGGGCATCCAGTCGATCCCGGCCGTGATCGCCTTCGTCAACGGCCAGCCGGCCGACGGCTTCATGGGCGCGGTGCCGGAGAGCCAGCTCAACGCCTTCATCGAAAAGCTGACCAAGGGCGTGACGGCGCCGGGCGAGCCCAATATCGCCGAGATCCTGCAAGAGGCCGAGGCGGTGCTCGCCGAGGGCGACGCCGCCGCCGCGGCGCAGATCTATGCCGAGGTGCTCTCGCACGATTCGACCAACATCGCGGCGCTCGCGGGCCTCGCCAAGTGCTACACCGTCTCGGGCGCGATGGAGCAGGCCAAGCAGACGCTGGCCATGGTGCCGGAATCCAAGCGCAACGACCCCGCCGTGAAGGCCGTGCAGACCGCGATCGATCTCGCCGAGCAGGCGGAGCAGCTGGGGCCGGTGGCGGAGCTGGAACAGAAAGTCGCCGCAAATCCGCTCGATCATCAGGCGCGCTTCGATCTCGCGACCGCGCTCAACGCGCAGGGCAACCGGGCAGCCGCGACCGAGCAGCTGCTCGCGATCATCAAGCGCGACCGCAAATGGAACGACGACGGCGCCCGCAAGCAGCTCGTGCAGTTCTTCGAGGCCTGGGGCGGCACGGATGATGCAACCGTCGAGGGGCGCAAGCGCCTGTCGACCATCCTCTTTTCGTAG
- a CDS encoding LON peptidase substrate-binding domain-containing protein: protein MPINIEYRGPADLPEIIPVFPLPGALLLPRGQMPLNIFEPRYLAMVDDSFRDGHRLIGMIQPDVAHSPKNSDKPALFRVGCVGRITQLAESGDGRYILELTGVSRFKVVEELEVLTAYRQCKVDFFTYVDDFTARMGEDEVDREALLAVLADFLKANNLKVDWEGVESAPNEALVNALAMMSPYGPAEKQAMLEAPDLKTRAEILIAVTEMDLAKKRTSGDPPLQ, encoded by the coding sequence ATGCCGATCAACATCGAATATCGCGGGCCCGCCGACCTTCCGGAGATCATTCCGGTATTCCCATTGCCGGGCGCGCTCTTGCTGCCGCGCGGCCAAATGCCGCTCAACATCTTCGAGCCGCGCTATCTCGCGATGGTCGACGATTCCTTCCGCGACGGCCATCGCCTGATCGGCATGATCCAGCCTGACGTGGCGCACTCGCCGAAGAATTCCGACAAGCCGGCGCTGTTCCGCGTCGGCTGCGTCGGCCGCATTACCCAGCTCGCCGAATCCGGCGACGGCCGCTACATCCTCGAGCTCACCGGCGTCTCGCGCTTCAAGGTGGTCGAGGAGCTCGAGGTGCTCACCGCCTACCGGCAGTGCAAGGTGGATTTCTTCACCTATGTCGACGACTTCACCGCGCGGATGGGCGAGGACGAGGTCGATCGCGAGGCGCTGCTGGCGGTGCTGGCGGACTTCTTGAAGGCCAACAATCTCAAGGTCGACTGGGAGGGCGTCGAGAGCGCGCCCAACGAGGCGCTGGTCAACGCGCTGGCGATGATGTCGCCCTACGGCCCCGCGGAAAAGCAGGCCATGCTGGAGGCGCCCGACTTGAAGACCCGCGCCGAGATCCTGATCGCGGTGACCGAGATGGACCTCGCCAAGAAGCGCACCAGCGGCGATCCGCCGTTGCAGTGA